The DNA region AGCCCTATCTTTGCTGAGCGTTCTTCTTCTGCTACTCATCCATGCCAATATATAGTTTATTTTGGGCCAACAATTCATCCCTCTTTCTCAAATTCCAGTGGAAATATTTCAGATAGTTCTAGATTCACTGGTCATTGGAATGGACCATCTATGCCTAGTGAGATACCTTCATCTGATGCATTTCCTGCAATGAATCTCCATTACCAAAGTTGGGAGCACCATTCCACTCCATTCTCTACATCTGACCGTCAAATTGATGGTTCTAGTCAACCTTCAATTCCACCTGTTAGTCAAAGGTCTGCCAGGAACAGTTCAGATATGCCAAGTCCCGGAACTTTTATGCATCCATTTGTTGCTGGCAACAGGTATAACCCAATGTAATGGAAGTTTTTTATTTGAGAAAACATAGagcttgatttttttgaatgttTCTTTGTTTGTTAGACAAAAATATcattccaaaaatatagaaacaTTTAGTTAGTGGGTTACATTTTCtaagtgtaacaacccaatttagaccctaatcggaacggtggtttcgggaccacgaatctgagtcagaaaaatatttaaaaattattttttgtgtatattttgtgtgaatttatatctgtgaaattttcgtgatttaattttttcatgtaggtatccgattaaataaaaggacttaatcacgtaaaatgaaaatttaggggttattTCTAAAAAGGgttgaattgttagtggctttctaaattGAAGCCTTAAAGTGGTAATTATGCCATTATTAATGTATGTGGACGGTAATGGGTAAGGAatataatgatttttatttaattagaaaggACATAATAGTAACTAATTAAAAGgttaatatatatcataataaaacataagttaaaatacatgttattttcatttgttCACCATCGAAACaacaaataagaaagaaaaaatgaaaagagcTAGGTTTGGCtatcctttcaagctcaatcaaagttcgttttttgttcagtttttgataatttttacgtttttgagatcgttgcttcgagtactacaaaacccatgcttgaatttttttattttgatgaatattttgagttataccattgatgagagcttgtgatttttgttgtttgatgatgaaatatgaaagatatgttttagattaacatgttttgtattggagtttttgatgattttgagtaattagggctaaattacaaaaataataatttgagggactaaaatgtgaaataaatgaattaaa from Gossypium hirsutum isolate 1008001.06 chromosome A04, Gossypium_hirsutum_v2.1, whole genome shotgun sequence includes:
- the LOC107947736 gene encoding uncharacterized protein, whose product is MSGNEYGIQMNCIINNMELAGYSQFNNPTSPIFAERSSSATHPCQYIVYFGPTIHPSFSNSSGNISDSSRFTGHWNGPSMPSEIPSSDAFPAMNLHYQSWEHHSTPFSTSDRQIDGSSQPSIPPVSQRSARNSSDMPSPGTFMHPFVAGNSFGTRTASAVASSFIPPYPGRNARACDRVQTLQAYYQHYHPSVTGQSSKPVTITPNASNEGLLLRWGSFGPRELTRFKELLEN